From the genome of Solanum dulcamara chromosome 12, daSolDulc1.2, whole genome shotgun sequence:
ACAAAAGATCCGTTTAGTAACGTGTGATATTTGATGTTGTCATAGGTTCCTGCTGATCTGTTAGAGGAAGCCAAGGCTGCAGCTAAAGCTGCACTTGAAGAGATGGATGCAGATTAGTGGCACAAATTCAACTTTGTTCTCTATTTACTACTTTTATCAACTGAATCAAATTGTCTGCTCTGGCTTTGCCATGTTTGGGATTTGGCACCTGTATGGCGATTGCTTTTAGTGATGAAAGAGATCTCCTGTTGTTTTCACTGTTGACTGTAATTTGTACACGTAATTTTCTTAGATCAAGAGGATAGGTTACATTCATATATGGAGAATTCTCGTTTTTAGCAACTTTTATCTTTGACAAATGGCTGCTGTTCTTTTCATCAATTGAGGGATCCTTGCCTCTTGTTATACTGCTATAGATTTGCTTTGATTGAGTGGAGAATTTCACTAAAATGGCATGTTGATTGTTCATGCCTTGAAAGCAAATTCAATCCAAGTTTGGACTGATGGAGATGAAATGTGTGTATTGATACATTTCCAAAATGATCTCCATTTTTATTAGCTTAAATGGTTCTAGTACATTTTGCTCATGTTTCCAATTAATATTAATGATGAACAATGatgaaattttaagaaattcacTATAAGCAAGATAGAGCAATGCCAAATTGCCAATGAACAAAAGAATAAAGATTCATTGACTATTTCAACTACACCATGGAGTCTCATAAAGTAATGAATTATATGTCCCATTTACAGATATAGAATGATTTCTTGAGCAGTGTCCAAGTCCATATCCATAGGCAAGTTCAGGGCCAAAAATTAATTCAATTGGTTACTTGTAGAACTATCTTCCAGTATGATCAAATAATCTGAAAGGTTGTCCTATAGCCACAAAATAATGGTCAGAGAAATGCAGGGAGGCTTCAGAGCAGAATGAAAACATAATTCTAACTTGATGTTTTAGTCTCCTTTCCATGATCTTCTTCACGAATATGTCTCTCTAACCTTCTAAGCCAGATATCATAGTCCATACGATACGGCGTTCCACAAAGGCTGTCAACATAATCTGCAAATGCTTTCAAGACTGCAGAAATATCTCCAAGCTTCTGGTGGATTAGCCTTCTTGACCAAGAGGTTTCCCTCCATTGCAATGCCCCTTCAACTGAATCAAGATCAGGCATATGACCACCAGACGAAAAGTAGAGCAGGTAAACCAGAGACTCAGCATCGGAAGCTGAACACAATTTCCCTTCTTGAAGGGCATACGTAGAGGAGAAATGGAGATTCATTGCAGCACGATCCCTCTCTTCTAAAATAGCATGTCCCCAACCAACAAGAACAAAATATGGCTTCCCCACCCCAGGTGTAACAAAAATAACGTTCTCAGGCCTGAGGTCACCATGCCGAATGCCAGCTGAGGCAGCTGCTGAAAGGGCAGATAGGCAGTCATGGCAACAACTTATAGCCTCATCTTTACCAAATTGGCCAACTCTCACCATATCAGCAACGGTGATGCCCACTGAGGTGGTCACTAGAATAGGGGTCCCACACCATCGGTAATCACAATTACCACCATTTCGTCTCCTGCACTGGCCAGGGTGAACTATCCGGCCAGATGCACTCAATTGAGGCAGATATTTGCTAGATAACCCATTTTGCCTCATAATTTTTAATATCTTAGTTTGCCTCTGAACTTGATACCATAGCTTCATATCTTCCCATGCTGGTTCCAGCTGAGAAGGATGCGAACCTACATACAGAAATAAATCCTTGCCTGGATCTTCAACAGGAGATGCAATATAATATGGAATCTCTCCGTCAGTCAGGACTTCGTTGATCTGATAACCCTTCTGCAAGTTTGAGTCTTCTATCAGCAAGACAGAACCAACTTCCAGCTTCATGGACTTTTCAGATACCAACCTGATGGATTCTTCATGCACTTCTACAATTTCAGGTGAAGCACTACGCTGCTCAAGGCGAAATAAACCATTTCCATTCGACCTGTTATCCCACAATTGCCTTTCAATTCTTCTTGCTTGAAGACGAGAACTGTGGTCAGCAGCCAAATCTTCAACCGAGGTCGTTGACATTCCAGCATACTGAGTGATCGAGTGGAAAGTAGCAAACAGTACCTGTAAAGCACCAATATCTCCCCAATTAGCATTTCCAAGTTTGGTCCAGATTCTATCAACGGGGGAGATTGTAATTAAAGCATTATTTTTTATCCATTCAGCAGCGCAACCATAAACATCATTCACATCCATTTCCAACTTGGTTATATCTCCTTCAACTTTCATGACCCCACCATATTGAGAGTCAACTAAAAGAACAAAAACAGAATTCAAACTGAGAGGAATATTGTATTTGCTGAGGCTTCTTGC
Proteins encoded in this window:
- the LOC129876060 gene encoding uncharacterized protein LOC129876060 isoform X1 — its product is MEGGSPDRESVESGTKKSSISFGGRVENRKEFLRRFVASESLIENLKTWYEKVREEPPFDVPFELIDLQKFDYALEGVPFQQLIRMPRAMHGSASGAVEATAYLALEDFLYASVKGLWESFWGQDEPLPFYVSSIYNSNLRFHQAEKAIAKGRVGGLCAAAIMLKNPKHPQGKWDDVLQLAILRPDIGNGATVENDCKPCLSVLGEALFFTLRVLLARSLSKYNIPLSLNSVFVLLVDSQYGGVMKVEGDITKLEMDVNDVYGCAAEWIKNNALITISPVDRIWTKLGNANWGDIGALQVLFATFHSITQYAGMSTTSVEDLAADHSSRLQARRIERQLWDNRSNGNGLFRLEQRSASPEIVEVHEESIRLVSEKSMKLEVGSVLLIEDSNLQKGYQINEVLTDGEIPYYIASPVEDPGKDLFLYVGSHPSQLEPAWEDMKLWYQVQRQTKILKIMRQNGLSSKYLPQLSASGRIVHPGQCRRRNGGNCDYRWCGTPILVTTSVGITVADMVRVGQFGKDEAISCCHDCLSALSAAASAGIRHGDLRPENVIFVTPGVGKPYFVLVGWGHAILEERDRAAMNLHFSSTYALQEGKLCSASDAESLVYLLYFSSGGHMPDLDSVEGALQWRETSWSRRLIHQKLGDISAVLKAFADYVDSLCGTPYRMDYDIWLRRLERHIREEDHGKETKTSS
- the LOC129876060 gene encoding uncharacterized protein LOC129876060 isoform X2, with product MEGGSPDRESVESGTKKSSISFGGRVENRKEFLRRFVASESLIENLKTWYEKVREEPPFDVPFELIDLQKFDYALEGVPFQQLIRMPRAMHGSASGAVEATAYLALEDFLYASVKGLWESFWGQDEPLPFYVSSIYNSNLRFHQAEKAIAKGRVGGLCAAAIMLKNPKHPQGKWDDVLQLAILRPDIGNGATVENDCKPCLSVLVDSQYGGVMKVEGDITKLEMDVNDVYGCAAEWIKNNALITISPVDRIWTKLGNANWGDIGALQVLFATFHSITQYAGMSTTSVEDLAADHSSRLQARRIERQLWDNRSNGNGLFRLEQRSASPEIVEVHEESIRLVSEKSMKLEVGSVLLIEDSNLQKGYQINEVLTDGEIPYYIASPVEDPGKDLFLYVGSHPSQLEPAWEDMKLWYQVQRQTKILKIMRQNGLSSKYLPQLSASGRIVHPGQCRRRNGGNCDYRWCGTPILVTTSVGITVADMVRVGQFGKDEAISCCHDCLSALSAAASAGIRHGDLRPENVIFVTPGVGKPYFVLVGWGHAILEERDRAAMNLHFSSTYALQEGKLCSASDAESLVYLLYFSSGGHMPDLDSVEGALQWRETSWSRRLIHQKLGDISAVLKAFADYVDSLCGTPYRMDYDIWLRRLERHIREEDHGKETKTSS